One Oligoflexia bacterium genomic window, GCTGACCAGGGAAACTCTTTTTTGCATAAATAGTTGAGGCATCATTGAGAAGTAAAAGAGTGTAACCAATAACAATAGCTGAAGTAAGGGCTCCAATAAGTAAACCAATTTGTTGTGCTCTTGGTGTGGCACCTACCAGGTAACCTGTTTTTAAATCTTGGGAAGTGGTTCCACCATTAGAGGCTGCGATACATACGATGGCAGCAATACTTAAAGCTGTCACACGGTAATCAACACCAACCCAACCGATCATAACAAAAATAAGACATGTCAAAAGTAATGTTGCTACAGTCATGCCTGAAATTGGATTTGAAGAAGAACCAATTTCACCTGTGAGTCGAGAAGAAACCGTAACAAATAAAAAACCAAATACCACAATTAAAAGGGCACCTAAAAGATTCACTTTTAGTGCAGGAGCTGCCCATATCGCCAAAACAAGAAGTAATACTCCTCCTAAAACGACATTCATTGGGATATCAAGCTCAGTACGTCGAGTTGAAGTTGTTTTTACACCTGATTTTTTTAAAGACTTTAATCCTGCGCCAAAAGATCTAACGATTACTGGCAAACTTTGAAAGAGACTAATGATTCCACCTGCAGCCACTGCACCTGCGCCGATGTATAAAACGTAGGAACGCCAGATTTCATGAACAGACATTTCAGATATTAGTTTTGTGGCAGGGTAAAGGGGAGTTGTAAGCCCACTGCCAAATAGAACAATTGCAGGGGATAATACAAAAGATGATAATATTCCACCTGCCACCATGATGCAGGCAATGCGAGGGCCAATGATGTATCCAACGCCTAATAATTCAGGTGAAACTTCTGTGGCAAAAGATGAACCCTTATACCAGGTGAGTGTTTTTTCTGGGACATCTTTCCAGAGTTTCATTCCGACGTTTGCAATTTTATAAAATAAGCCTAAGAAAAAACCTGTGAAAACAGTTTTTGCACTTGTGCCACCCTCTTCGCCAACAATCAAAACTTCAGCGCAAGCGGTACCTTCGGGGTAAACTAATTCTTTATGTCCACGAACAATGAGTGCCCAACGAAGTGGAATCATCATTAGTACACCAAGTAGACCTCCAAGAATTGAGACCAACATGATGCGTGTGATTTCCATATTATAACCAAGAATCAAAAGTGCTGGCATGGTAACTGCCACACCAAATGCTATGGATTCACCTGCTGAACCTGTTGTCATTACGATGTTATTTTCTAAAATAGTCGCGCGACGTATTCCAAACGCCTTTGAAATCGCTCTAAATATTGTAATTGAGAGAACAGCTACAGGAATCGATGCACTCACAGTCATGCCGACTTTAAGAGCTAAATAAAGAGAAGAAGCTCCAAAGATTATACCTAAAACCACACCAATTAAGATCGGTAGTAATGTGAGTTCGGGTATATTTTTACTATCTGAAATATAGGGCTTATGCTCTGTGACTTCTGACTGTGACACTAAAAAAACCTCCAATTAAAGCGAATTGCTCTAAGTAGGATGGAATCTGCCTGATTATTTCAAAGCTTTCAATTTAATTGCACAATGACTAAAGCCCAAATCAAATTTTTTGAGTTTTTTAAGCGTTTGATCTTTAGCCACTGGGGCTTGAGGAGGCGATTTCTTAACAGGCTTTTCATATCTATCGGCCATGCCCGAAGTTGCGCTTTCAATTGGAGGATTTTGACTTATTGTTAAATCTTCATACGCTTGGTCAACAACGGGTATAAGTTGTCTTAAATTTTCACGAGCGGCGACTACCACGGGTAAGGTTGTATTTGGTTGTGTAATTAAAAGAAGCTTTTCAACTACCGACCCTAGAATTTCTGGTTTAGCATTTAAATTTTTATTTTTTTCTAAGCCCAAACCA contains:
- a CDS encoding oligopeptide transporter, OPT family produces the protein MSQSEVTEHKPYISDSKNIPELTLLPILIGVVLGIIFGASSLYLALKVGMTVSASIPVAVLSITIFRAISKAFGIRRATILENNIVMTTGSAGESIAFGVAVTMPALLILGYNMEITRIMLVSILGGLLGVLMMIPLRWALIVRGHKELVYPEGTACAEVLIVGEEGGTSAKTVFTGFFLGLFYKIANVGMKLWKDVPEKTLTWYKGSSFATEVSPELLGVGYIIGPRIACIMVAGGILSSFVLSPAIVLFGSGLTTPLYPATKLISEMSVHEIWRSYVLYIGAGAVAAGGIISLFQSLPVIVRSFGAGLKSLKKSGVKTTSTRRTELDIPMNVVLGGVLLLVLAIWAAPALKVNLLGALLIVVFGFLFVTVSSRLTGEIGSSSNPISGMTVATLLLTCLIFVMIGWVGVDYRVTALSIAAIVCIAASNGGTTSQDLKTGYLVGATPRAQQIGLLIGALTSAIVIGYTLLLLNDASTIYAKKSFPGQQFNISELPTLEKVGGPEGKNDSNEYHVLQLPEPRGEVPAGKYLVDGSGQIVYLVDPGINGVLQKRDDGTSVQKYEAPKARLMSLIIDGILTQKLPWSLVLLGVFIAVVLEFCGIASLPFAVGVYLPLAASAPIFFGGFVRWLVDKMGKRKAAKDSESQAGILLSSGLIAGGSIAGIGIAILSLNENWTSSLDMSKVLPGLASSDGLAYLIFFSLMGFVYLVGREKILKPGRK